In the genome of Drosophila subpulchrella strain 33 F10 #4 breed RU33 chromosome 2L, RU_Dsub_v1.1 Primary Assembly, whole genome shotgun sequence, one region contains:
- the LOC119546892 gene encoding zinc finger protein 501-like produces the protein MESEMPKICRVCLVPSEDGYNIFECTTESGNSIKEIISLCTGYEVSEGDTFPETICPTCLQDAKNAFEIKGVYEKSQVFYCQLHREYLEKSNAKLNLNHNGKENNFQRMRKSIEADSETAQSKDDLLETDNNEENDYMPKTHNDRLDNTIENNTKRLRVIKPYTCTNCSKICKEKTHCTEHLRVHTGERPFKCSHCPSTFAKTRCLTQHTHIHTGERPYKCSQCTKSFKTFAVLQSHLKVHTGERTYLCDHCPKAFGQSSTLRNHLQTHQEERPFACTQCPLAFKRSKYLKVHIKRHTETRPYKCSHCSTTFKEKRNLDSHLRIHKGEKPFKCAQCQKAFFRNDELQRHMLIHTGERPHKCSHCPMAYRDKTTLRDHLRTKHTGERPIKCTLCSERFPTHRALAKHLRKRPFTCSMCTATFATHSSLRDHLLSHVEKPNFICAKRATQRQL, from the exons ATGGAATC GgaaatgccaaaaatatgcCGAGTGTGTCTGGTGCCTTCCGAAGACGGCTacaatatttttgaatgcacAACAGAATCCGGTAATTCAATTAAGGAAATCATTTCTCTATGCACAGGATACGAGGTATCCGAGGGCGACACCTTTCCGGAAACCATTTGTCCAACTTGTCTGCAGGATGCAAAGAATGCATTCGAGATCAAAGGAGTGTACGAGAAGAGCCAAGTGTTCTACTGCCAACTACATAGGGAGTACCTGGAGAAATCGAATGCGAAATTGAATCTAAATCACAATGGAAAGGAAAATAACTTTCAAAGAATGAGGAAAAGTATAGAAGCAGACAGTGAAACAGCACAGTCCAAAGATGATCTTTTGGAAACTGATAACAACGAGGAAAATGATTACATGCCCAAAACCCATAACGATCGGCTAGATAATACCATCGAAAATAATACTAAAAGACTACGAGTGATTAAACCCTACACGTGTACCAATTGTTCGAAGATTTGTAAAGAAAAGACACACTGCACGGAACATTTGCGAGTGCACACTGGGGAACGACCATTCAAGTGCTCCCACTGCCCCAGTACTTTTGCTAAAACACGCTGCCTTACACAACACACTCATATACACACTGGAGAACGGCCCTACAAGTGTTCCCAGTGCACCAAGTCCTTCAAAACGTTTGCCGTCCTTCAAAGTCACCTGAAGGTGCATACGGGCGAACGAACCTACCTGTGTGACCACTGCCCTAAGGCCTTTGGACAATCTTCAACTCTTAGAAATCACCTGCAAACGCACCAGGAAGAACGGCCGTTCGCATGCACCCAGTGTCCCTTGGCTTTTAAGagatctaaatatctaaaggTGCATATAAAAAGGCACACTGAAACACGACCTTACAAGTGTTCCCACTGCTCAACGacttttaaagaaaaaagaaaTCTCGATTCTCACTTGCGAATACACAAAGGGGAGAAACCATTCAAGTGTGCCCAATGTCAGAAGGCATTTTTTAGGAATGACGAATTACAAAGACACATGCTGATTCACACGGGAGAACGTCCCCATAAGTGCTCCCACTGCCCAATGGCCTACAGAGACAAAACCACTCTTCGGGATCACCTGCGCACGAAGCACACAGGGGAGCGGCCCATCAAGTGTACCCTGTGCTCAGAGCGATTTCCAACGCATAGAGCTCTAGCGAAACACTTGCGAAAGCGACCGTTCACGTGTTCAATGTGCACAGCGACTTTTGCCACCCATTCCAGTCTCAGGGACCACTTGCTATCGCACGTTGAAAAGCCCAATTTCATCTGTGCTAAAAGAGCCACACAGCGACAACTCTAG